GCGCTGTAACGTCTTCACATACTCGGCGGCCGCGTCCTGCGCCAGCCCGCCGTGCTCCGCCACGATGTCGACGAGCGCCGTATGAACGTCGCGCGCCATCTGGTCGGCGTCGCCGCAGACGTACAAGTGTGCGCCTTCCTGCAACCATTCATACAGGGCTTTTCCCTGCTCGCGCATGCGGTGCTGCACGTAGACCTTGTCGTGTGTGTCGCGCGAGAACGCGAGGTCGATGCGGGTCAACGCGCCATCTTTCACGTAACGCTGCCATTCGCGCTGATAGAGAAAGTCGGTGCGGAAGTGGCGATCGCCGAAGAAAAGCCAGTTCTTGCCCGGCGCGTCCAGTGCCTGACGCTCCTCGACAAACGCCCGGAACGGCGCGATACCCGTCCCCGGGCCGATCATGATGACCGGCGCATGGGTATCCGACGGCAACTTGAAGTTGCGGTTGGCTTCAATGTAGACCGGCACCGTCTCGCCTTCGCGGGCCGTGTCGGCCAGGTACGTCGACGCCACGCCGCGGCGCGCACGACCGTGACTCTCGTAGCGCACGGCGCCAACGGTGATGTGCACGGCGTCCGGGTTGGCGGCAAGACTCGAAGCAATCGAGTACAGGCGCGGCTGTAGCGTGCGCAATGTGCCGACGAACTCCGCGGCCTTCACCTTGCGGGCCGGGAACTGACGCACCACGTCGAGGACGTCGCGCCCATAGAGATAGTCGCGCAACGCCGTCTCGTTACCGGCAGCGAGCAGTGCCTTGAGTTCGGTAGACGCGGTGAGCGCCGCGTACTTTTCCAGAAACGCACGGGATAAGGTGGTGATGTCGTAGGCGCGCAGGAAGGCCTCGCGCAAGGAGAGCGTGCTGTCCTGTGTGGTCGTAGTGGCTTGCGGGTCAAGCGCAAGGGTGTCGATGAGCTCGTCGACCAGCACGTCGTCGTTTTTCACGACGACACCCAGCGCGTCGCCCGGTTCGTAGGTAAGGCCCGCGCCTTCGAGCGACAACTCGATGTGATGCACTTCCTTCGACGACCCCCGACCGGACAGCGTGATGTTCTCGATCACGGTGGCGTCGAACGGGCGCTTGCGGCTGTATTGCGTCGACGCCGCGGCGGCGGGCGTGCCACTGGCGAGGGCCGCCAGGGTCAGGCTTTCGGCCGACCCGATTCCCTTGACGGAAGCCGTAGCCGGGGCAGCGGGGGCTGCCGGCGTGGCAACTCGCTTGAGGGCTTCGACGGTGTCCTCGATCCAGCGCTCGGCGGGGGCGTCGTAGTCGACATCGGTGTCAACGCGGGCGACGAGGCGTTCGGCGCCCAGTGCGGCCAGCCGGGCATCGAAGTCCTTGCCTGCCTGGCAGAACTTCTCATAGCTCGAATCCCCCAACCCGAACACGGCGAATCGCGTGCCTTCGAGTTTGGGCGCCTTCGCACCCTGCAGGAAATCGTAGAAATCGCGGGCGTCGTCTGGCGGTTCGCCTTCGCCCTGAGTCGACACGGCCACGAGCAACAGCTTGTCACTCTTCAGACGCGACGCCTTGTAATCCCCCATTGCAAACAGGTCGACCTTGAAGCCCGCGTCGAGCGCACGCGCCTTCGCGTGCTCGGCGACTTCCTGTGCGTGGCCGGTTTGCGAGCCGTAGAGAATGGTCAGGTGCGGGGCGGCGGCGCTGGCAGTGGTGGCCACAGGCGCTGGCGCACCGGCCTGTCGCACCGCGTGATTGATGCCCGCAAGAAACCCTCGCACCCAGGCGAGCTGCTCGGTGGAAAGGCCGTCGACCAATTGACTGAGCAACTGGGACTGCTGGGCATTAAGGGGCGTGGTCTCTTGCATGTCGTTCCTGACTCCAGGGGCCGGACCCGTGCGGAAGCCCAGGCGGGTCAGACCCGTCAAGCCACCCCCCGATGGACCGGCAAGGGGATACTCAACACCATATCGGCCAGCCTTTAGAAATTAAAATAATAAAATTTAATTTTTATATATCCAATTTCCATATGGGAATATAGCGGGAGCCGGAAGCCGGCCTGTGGAGGCGTCATGGACGTAGGCTGGAATACGCGCGATGACAGCATGTTCGCGGTCAAATCGAGGGCAGGTGATGCGTAATCGGGGTCGGATGTGCGCACGATGCTCACGCGTCGAACGGGTGTTCGACGGTCCGGTGCGCGGGATCTGCGACGTATGCGGCGGACACGCCGGAAGTCCCCGTGTGACGGCTTTCCCGCTCGGTGGGTGCTGGGAAAACGTGCTATGCTCCTCGCCGTGATTGATCAGGTCCTTCCAAGCACCACTTGATTCTCGCAATCCGCTAATCGGTCAGGCCGTGTCGCGGAAGGTTTCGTAACCCGCTATTTCTCGAGACACTCGTAGAAAAGGTGAGCGCAAAATGAGTTTGATGGAACAATTCCAAGCGAACTCGTACCTCTTCGGTGGCAATGCCCCCTACGTCGAAGAGCTGTACGAATCGTATCTTGATAATCCGGCTTCCGTGCCGGACAACTGGCGCCAGTATTTCGACGCGCTGCAAAACGTTCCCGCTGTTGATGGTTCCAACGCCAACGACGTGGCTCACGCCCCGATCGTGGAGTCGTTCGCCCAGCGCGCCAAGGCCAATGCCTTCGTGTCGCGTGCGGGTGCGTCCGACCTGGCGGTGGCACGCAAGCAGGTTCACGTGCAGTCGCTCGTTGCCGCCTACCGCTTCCTCGGCGCACGCTGGGCCAATCTGGATCCGCTCAAGCGTCAGGAACGTCCGGCAATTCCCGAACTGGAACCCGCGTTCTACGACCTGACCGAAGCCGACATGGACAGCGTGTACTCGGCAGAGAACACGTACTTCGGTTTCGAACAGGCCAGCCTGCGCGACTTGCTCAAGGCGCTTCGCGATACGTACTGCGGCTCGATCGGCGCCGAATACATGTACATCAGCGATCCGGTGCAAAAGCGCTGGTGGCAAGAGCGTCTGGAGAAGGTGCGTGCAACGCCCAACTTCACCGCTGAAAAGAAGAAGCACATCCTCGAACGCCTGACGGCCGCTGAAGGCCTCGAGCGTTACCTGCACACCAAGTTCGTCGGCCAGAAGCGCTTCTCGCTCGAAGGCGGCGAATCTTTCATCGTGGCGATGGACGAACTCGTCCACCACGCCGGTGCCAAGGGCGTGCAGGAAATCGTGATCGGCATGGCCCACCGTGGCCGTCTGAACGTGCTGGTCAATACCCTCGGCAAGATGCCGGCGGACCTGTTTGCCGAATTCGAAGGCAAGCACGTGGACGACCTGCCGGCCGGTGACGTGAAGTACCACAAGGGCTTCTCGAGCGACGTCTCGACGAGCGGTGGTCCGGTCCACCTGTCGCTGGCGTTCAACCCGTCGCACTTGGAAATCGTGAACCCGGTGGTCGAAGGTTCGGCCAAGGCGCGTATGGATCGCCGCGGCGAAGCCGATGCAGCCAGCGTGTTGCCGGTGCAAGTTCACGGCGACGCCGCGTTCGCGGGTCAGGGTGTCGTGATGGAAACGCTGAACCTCGCGCAAACGCGTGGTTACGGCACGCACGGCACGGTGCACATCGTCATCAACAACCAGATCGGCTTCACCACGTCGGACCCGCGCGATGCCCGTTCGACGACGTATTGCTCGGACGTGGTCAAGATGATCGAAGCGCCGGTGCTGCACGTGAACGGCGACGATCCGGAAGCGGTCGTGCTGGCCATGCAACTGGCCCTCGAATTCCGTCAGGAATTCAAGAAGGACGCCGTCGTGGATATCGTTTGCTACCGCAAACTGGGCCACAACGAACAAGACACGCCGGCTGTCACGCAGCCGCTGATGTACAAGAAGATTGCCCAACACCCGGGCACGCGCGCGCTGTACGTCGAAAAGCTGGTCACGCAAGGCGTGATCACGGCCGAAGAAGGTGCGGGCTTCGTCGCCGCCTACCGCAAGGCCATGGACGACGGCCATCACACCGTCGATCCGGTGCTCTCGAACTACAAGAGCAAGTACGCCGTCGACTGGGTGCCGTTCCTGAACAAGAAGTGGACCGACGCCGGCGATACGGCGGTGCCGCTGAACGAACTCAAGCGTCTGGCTGAGCGCATCACCACGATTCCGGCGAACTTCAAGGTTCACCCGCTCGTCGAGAAGGTCATCAACGACCGTCGCAAGATGGGCGAGGGCGAGCAGCCGCTCGACTGGGGTATGGGTGAGCACCTGGCGTTCGCATCGCTGGTCTCGTCGGGCTTCGCTGTGCGCCTGACCGGTCAGGATTCGGGCCGCGGCACGTTCACGCACCGCCACTCGGTGCTGCACGATCAGAACCGCGAACGTTGGAACGACGGTACCTACGTGCCGCTGCAACACGTGGCCGACGGTCAGGCCAACTTCACGGTGATCGACTCGGTGCTGTCCGAAGAAGCCGTGCTGGGCTTCGAGTACGGTTACTCGACCGCCGAACCGAACACGATGGTGTTGTGGGAAGGCCAGTTCGGTGACTTCGCCAACGGTGCGCAGGTCGTGATCGACCAGTTCATCTCGAGCGGTGAAGTGAAGTGGGGCCGCGTGTCGGGCCTGACGATGCTGCTGCCGCATGGCTACGAAGGCCAGGGTCCGGAGCACTCGTCGGCACGTATCGAGCGCTACCTGCAACTGTGCGCCGATACGAACATGCAAGTGGTCCAGCCGACCACGCCGGCTCAGATCTTCCACCTGCTGCGTCGTCAGATGATCCGCCAGCTGCGCAAGCCGCTGATCGTGTTCACGCCGAAGTCGCTGCTGCGCCACAAGGAAGCTGTGAGCGATCTGTCGGAACTCGCGAAGGGCGGTTTCCAGACGATCATCGGCGAAACCGATGCGTCGATCGACGCCAAGAAGGTCAAGCGCGTCGTCGCCTGCTCGGGCCGCCTGTACTACGACCTGATCGCCCGCCGTCGCGAAGAGAAGTTGAACGACGTTGCGATCATCCGCGTGGAACAGCTCTATCCGTTCCCGCACAAGGCGTTCGAGAACGAGTTGAAGAAGTACGAAAACCTCGCCGAAGTGGTGTGGGCCCAGGACGAGCCGCAAAACCAGGGTCCGTGGTTCTACATCGAACACCACCTGATCGAAAGCATGAGCGCCGGTCAGAAGTTGGCTTACGCGGGTCGCGCGGCCTCGGCCTCGCCTGCCGTGGGCTACTACGCCAAGCATTACGAACAGCTCAAGCAGTTGCTCGATACGGCTTTCGGTCGCCTCAAGGGCGCGACCGTGGTGCAGTAACCGGTTAGGTCTTACAGCGGTCGTCCTCCCCCAGGGACGGCCGCTGCCGTATTTCCGAATTGAACGTTTATCGAATCCAGGATCCAGAAATGGCCATTGTTGAAGTTAAAGTCCCCCAGTTTTCCGAGTCGGTTTCCGAAGGCACGCTGCTCGACTGGAAGAAGAAAGTCGGCGAAGCCATCGCCCAAGATGAAACCGTGATCGAAGTCGAGACCGACAAGGTCGTGCTCGAAGTGCCGGCGCCTGCCGCTGGCGTGATCGTCGAAGTGAGCGCCGGTGCCGGCGACACGGTGACGTCGGAACAGATCATTGCCAAGATCGACACCGAAGCCAAGGCAGGCGCTGCCGCACCGGTCGCCGCCAAGCCGGCGGAAGCCGCTGCGCCGGCTGCCGCTGCTGCCCCGGCCGCTGCCCCCGCAGCCGGTGGTGCTTCGGGTGGCATCGCCAGCCCGGCCGCCGCCAAGGTGCTGGCCGAGAAGAACCTTTCGGCAACCGACGTCGCCGGCTCGGGCCGCGATGGTCGCGTGACCAAGGGCGACGCGCTGGCAGCGGGTGCCAAGCCGGCCGCTGCTGCCTCGTCGATCCCTGCTCCGGCACAACGTGCCGCGCTGCCGTCGGTGGCCGCTTCGGTGGGCCGCGACACGTCGCTGGAAGGTCGTCCGGAACAACGCGTGCCGATGTCGCGCCTGCGCGCCCGCATCGCCGAGCGTCTGCTCCAGTCGCAACAGACCAACGCCATTCTGACCACGTTCAACGAGGTCAACATGAAGCCGGTGATGGATCTGCGCAACAAGTACAAGGACAAGTTCGAGAAGGAACACGGCGTGAAGCTGGGTTTCATGTCGTTCTTCGTCAAGGCCGCTGTGCACGCGCTCAAGAAGTACCCGGCCGTGAACGCCTCGATCGACGGTAACGACATCGTCTACCACGGCTACTTCGACATCGGTATCGCTGTCGGTTCGCCGCGTGGTCTGGTGGTGCCGATTCTGCGTAACGCCGACCAGATGAGCCTGGCCGACATCGAGAAAAAGATTGCCGAATACGGCAAGAAGGCTGCCGACGGCAAGCTGTCGATCGAAGAAATGACCGGCGGCACGTTCTCGATCTCGAACGGTGGTGTGTTCGGCTCGATGCTGTCGACCCCGATCATCAACCCGCCGCAATCGGCCATTCTGGGCGTGCACGCCACGAAGGACCGCGCTGTGGTGGAGAACGGCGAGATCGTGATCCGCCCGATGAACTACCTGGCCATGAGCTATGACCACCGCATCATCGACGGCCGCGAAGCCGTGCTGAGCCTCGTCGCAATGAAGGAAGCGCTGGAAGATCCGGCTCGCCTGCTGCTCGACCTGTAAGCGTTAGCGCGCATTGCGCGGTGTTGCCCGGCCATGCAAGTGGCCGGCGCACCGCGCCTCCCCCTGCCGTCAACCTTCACTGAGTCTCAAAATGGCAAATAAAGAATTTGATGTCGTCGTTATCGGCGCCGGCCCTGGCGGTTATATCGCCGCTATCCGCGCCGCACAACTTGGTTTCTCGGTCGCTTGCGTCGAAAAGTGGACCAACCCGGCCGGCAAGATGGTGCTGGGCGGTACCTGCCTGAACGTCGGTTGCATCCCGTCGAAGGCACTGCTGGCCTCGTCGGAAGAGTTCGAAAAGGTCGGTCATCACCTGGCCGAGCACGGTATCACCACGTCGGATGTCAAGATCGACATCGAGAAGATGCTCACGCGCAAGCAAGGCATCGTCGACAAGATGACGGGCGGTATCGAGTACCTGTTCAAGAAGAACAAGATCACGTGGCTCAAGGGGCACGGCAAGATCGTCGGCAAGAGCGATGCCGGCTATCAGATCGATGTGGCGAGCGACCCGGCCGAGTCGGTCATCGCCAAGAACCTCATCATTGCCACGGGTTCGAAGGCGCGTCATCTGCCGGGCATGGCGGTCGACAACAAGCTCATCTCGGATAACGAAGGTGCGCTCTCGTTCGACACCGTGCCGAAGAAGCTGGGCGTGATCGGCGCTGGCGTGATCGGTCTGGAACTGGGGTCGGTGTGGCGTCGTCTGGGTGCCGAAGTGACCGTGCTCGAAGCCTTGCCGGACTTCCTCGCAGCCGCCGACGCCGGCGTTGCCAAGGAAGCCGCGAAGCAGTTCAAGAAGCAAGGTCTGGACATCACCGTTGGCGCGAAGGTCAGCGAAGTGAAGACCGGCAAGAACAGCGTGACCGTCAGCTACACCGACAAGGAAGGCAACGCCAAGACGCTGGAAGTCGACCGTCTGATCGTGTCGGTTGGCCGTGTGCCGAACACGGAAAATCTGGGCCTGGACAAGATCGGTCTGGCGACCGACGAGCGCGGCTTCATTCCGGTGGATGACCACTGCCGTACCAAGCTGCCGAACGTGTATGCGATCGGTGACGTGGTACGTGGCCCGATGCTCGCGCACAAGGCCGAAGACGAAGGCGTGCTGGTCGCCGAAGTCATCGCCGGCCAGAAGCCGCACATCGATTACAACTGCATTCCGTGGGTGATCTACACCTCGCCGGAAATCGCCTGGGTCGGCAAGACCGAGCAGCAGTTGAAGGCCGAAGGCCGTGAGTTCAAGCCGGGCCAGTTCCCGTTCGCGGCCAAC
This window of the Pandoraea fibrosis genome carries:
- a CDS encoding assimilatory sulfite reductase (NADPH) flavoprotein subunit, with the protein product MQETTPLNAQQSQLLSQLVDGLSTEQLAWVRGFLAGINHAVRQAGAPAPVATTASAAAPHLTILYGSQTGHAQEVAEHAKARALDAGFKVDLFAMGDYKASRLKSDKLLLVAVSTQGEGEPPDDARDFYDFLQGAKAPKLEGTRFAVFGLGDSSYEKFCQAGKDFDARLAALGAERLVARVDTDVDYDAPAERWIEDTVEALKRVATPAAPAAPATASVKGIGSAESLTLAALASGTPAAAASTQYSRKRPFDATVIENITLSGRGSSKEVHHIELSLEGAGLTYEPGDALGVVVKNDDVLVDELIDTLALDPQATTTTQDSTLSLREAFLRAYDITTLSRAFLEKYAALTASTELKALLAAGNETALRDYLYGRDVLDVVRQFPARKVKAAEFVGTLRTLQPRLYSIASSLAANPDAVHITVGAVRYESHGRARRGVASTYLADTAREGETVPVYIEANRNFKLPSDTHAPVIMIGPGTGIAPFRAFVEERQALDAPGKNWLFFGDRHFRTDFLYQREWQRYVKDGALTRIDLAFSRDTHDKVYVQHRMREQGKALYEWLQEGAHLYVCGDADQMARDVHTALVDIVAEHGGLAQDAAAEYVKTLQREKRYQRDVY
- the odhB gene encoding 2-oxoglutarate dehydrogenase complex dihydrolipoyllysine-residue succinyltransferase; the protein is MAIVEVKVPQFSESVSEGTLLDWKKKVGEAIAQDETVIEVETDKVVLEVPAPAAGVIVEVSAGAGDTVTSEQIIAKIDTEAKAGAAAPVAAKPAEAAAPAAAAAPAAAPAAGGASGGIASPAAAKVLAEKNLSATDVAGSGRDGRVTKGDALAAGAKPAAAASSIPAPAQRAALPSVAASVGRDTSLEGRPEQRVPMSRLRARIAERLLQSQQTNAILTTFNEVNMKPVMDLRNKYKDKFEKEHGVKLGFMSFFVKAAVHALKKYPAVNASIDGNDIVYHGYFDIGIAVGSPRGLVVPILRNADQMSLADIEKKIAEYGKKAADGKLSIEEMTGGTFSISNGGVFGSMLSTPIINPPQSAILGVHATKDRAVVENGEIVIRPMNYLAMSYDHRIIDGREAVLSLVAMKEALEDPARLLLDL
- the lpdA gene encoding dihydrolipoyl dehydrogenase, giving the protein MANKEFDVVVIGAGPGGYIAAIRAAQLGFSVACVEKWTNPAGKMVLGGTCLNVGCIPSKALLASSEEFEKVGHHLAEHGITTSDVKIDIEKMLTRKQGIVDKMTGGIEYLFKKNKITWLKGHGKIVGKSDAGYQIDVASDPAESVIAKNLIIATGSKARHLPGMAVDNKLISDNEGALSFDTVPKKLGVIGAGVIGLELGSVWRRLGAEVTVLEALPDFLAAADAGVAKEAAKQFKKQGLDITVGAKVSEVKTGKNSVTVSYTDKEGNAKTLEVDRLIVSVGRVPNTENLGLDKIGLATDERGFIPVDDHCRTKLPNVYAIGDVVRGPMLAHKAEDEGVLVAEVIAGQKPHIDYNCIPWVIYTSPEIAWVGKTEQQLKAEGREFKPGQFPFAANGRALGMGSSDGFVKVLADAKTDEILGVHVIGLNASDLIAEAVVAMEFKAASEDIGRICHPHPSLSEVMREAALDVEKRALNK
- a CDS encoding 2-oxoglutarate dehydrogenase E1 component, with the protein product MSLMEQFQANSYLFGGNAPYVEELYESYLDNPASVPDNWRQYFDALQNVPAVDGSNANDVAHAPIVESFAQRAKANAFVSRAGASDLAVARKQVHVQSLVAAYRFLGARWANLDPLKRQERPAIPELEPAFYDLTEADMDSVYSAENTYFGFEQASLRDLLKALRDTYCGSIGAEYMYISDPVQKRWWQERLEKVRATPNFTAEKKKHILERLTAAEGLERYLHTKFVGQKRFSLEGGESFIVAMDELVHHAGAKGVQEIVIGMAHRGRLNVLVNTLGKMPADLFAEFEGKHVDDLPAGDVKYHKGFSSDVSTSGGPVHLSLAFNPSHLEIVNPVVEGSAKARMDRRGEADAASVLPVQVHGDAAFAGQGVVMETLNLAQTRGYGTHGTVHIVINNQIGFTTSDPRDARSTTYCSDVVKMIEAPVLHVNGDDPEAVVLAMQLALEFRQEFKKDAVVDIVCYRKLGHNEQDTPAVTQPLMYKKIAQHPGTRALYVEKLVTQGVITAEEGAGFVAAYRKAMDDGHHTVDPVLSNYKSKYAVDWVPFLNKKWTDAGDTAVPLNELKRLAERITTIPANFKVHPLVEKVINDRRKMGEGEQPLDWGMGEHLAFASLVSSGFAVRLTGQDSGRGTFTHRHSVLHDQNRERWNDGTYVPLQHVADGQANFTVIDSVLSEEAVLGFEYGYSTAEPNTMVLWEGQFGDFANGAQVVIDQFISSGEVKWGRVSGLTMLLPHGYEGQGPEHSSARIERYLQLCADTNMQVVQPTTPAQIFHLLRRQMIRQLRKPLIVFTPKSLLRHKEAVSDLSELAKGGFQTIIGETDASIDAKKVKRVVACSGRLYYDLIARRREEKLNDVAIIRVEQLYPFPHKAFENELKKYENLAEVVWAQDEPQNQGPWFYIEHHLIESMSAGQKLAYAGRAASASPAVGYYAKHYEQLKQLLDTAFGRLKGATVVQ